The stretch of DNA TGAGTTATATATTTAACTAAGAATATTTTCATTCAAATAAAAAATAAATCCCGAGATTTTTCTCGGGATTTATTTTTTATTAATGGTTCTGGAAATTAGTTTCTAATCCATTTCCATAGCTCTTTTAGAGTTGCTTTATTTCCATACATTAAAATACCTACACGGTAGATTTTCCCTGCTAAAAATATCATAAAAATAGTTGTTCCTACCAATAAGGTTATAGATAAGGCAATTTGCCATGCCGGTACACCAAAAGGTATTCTTGCGATCATAGCGACAGGAGAGGTGAACGGAATAATCGATAACCAAAAGCCTAGCGGTCCGTCAGGATTATTCATTAATGAAAAACTGCCATACATCCCCAATGTTAGGGGTAAAATAGCAAATAACGTAAACTGTTGGGTTTCTGTTTCATTATCAACAGCTGATCCGATAGCAGCATATACAGAGCTGTAAAAGATATACCCTAACAAGAAAAATACAATAAATACAAAAATTATTAATGGGAAATTAAGTTCCAGTAAACTATGAGAAACCTCAGTAGCTATTTGTGTTATATCTAACTTACTCACCATTCCTTCATTTCCGCCGGGGATATTTTTTTGGATAGAAGTGAAGCCTGTATTTAGGATTAAAGCTCCGATAACCGACATGGTAATCCATATGATAAACTGAGTGAGGGCTACCATGGTTACCCCTAATATTTTTCCCATCATCAGCTCAAATGGTTTCACAGAAGAAATAATAATTTCTACAACACGGTTATTTTTCTCTTCCAGAACACTACGCATTACCCTTACTCCATAGATGATAATAAACATAAAGGTTACATACATTAAAACCATACTTAAACCTGTTTTTACTCCAAAAGTAAGGTCTGAGTCTTCTTTATTATTTTCCGATACATTGATGGTTCTTAAAGTAAAGCTCTTATCAAGATTATCGAGTTGGGTTTCGGCTATTCCTAATTGTTTGATTTTTTCCTTTTTAATCACATTGATGATATCGGAAACAATGCGTTGTTTAGTATCAAAGCCAATTTTATTATTAATCACCAGTCTGGTGTTTTTTTCCAGATCATCAAAATTTTGATTATTTAATTCCGGTAAAATAAGAATACCATCCAATGATTCATTGCCCTTTAAATTATCAATATCTGCCTTTTCATTAGCGGAGGGGACAAAAATATAATTAAGCTGTTTGCTGGAAGGCAGCTTATTTTTGAAAATGCCACTTTTGTCAACAACCTGGATGATGGTATGAGACTCATTGGCTTTAAACATGAGCCCGATTACTGCTCCAAAAGCAATAATCATAATAGGCGCCAGTAAAGTTAATATAATGAAGGACTTTTTCTTAACCTGAGTAAGAAACTCCCTTTTTGTAATTAAAAAAATATTATTCATAAAATTAAGAATGATTACTTACGGCGTTAATAAACACTTCATTCATGCTGGGAATTCTCTCATCAAATGATCTTACTTTTCCTACATGCACCAGATCTACAAGAATATCATTTTGGTCACTTTCATTTTTTAAATCGAAAGAAACCAGGTCATTTTCATTAGAAAAATTAAAGATTGAATATTTGTTCTTGAACGTTTCAAAGTTGGGATCATTTACTTCTGAAAGGGTAATTCCAAAAATATTTTTTTTGAACTTCTCTCTCACATCGAATACCTTGCCATCAAGAATCTTTTTGGAGTTATTGATCAGGGCAACATAATCGCACATCTCTTCAACGCTCTCCATTCTATGAGTAGAGAGGATGATGGTAGTTCCATTATTTTTAAGATCAATAATCTGGTCTTTGATAAGATTAGCGTTTACCGGATCAAACCCGGAAAAAGGCTCGTCAAGGATAAGAAGATGAGGTCTGTGAAGAACAGTAACGACAAACTGGATTTTTTGTGCCATTCCTTTTGACAGTTCAGAAAGCTTTTTCTTCCACCATTGATCAATATGAAGCTTTTCAAACCATTTTTTGGCTTCGTTCAAGGCATCATTCTTACTCATTCCTTTCAGCTCTCCAAAATATAGAATTTGATCCCCCACACTCATATTTTTATATAAGCCCCTTTCTTCAGGCATATAACCAATATTTTTAATGTGGTTTGGGTTGAGCTTTTCTCCGTTGATGTAAATATCTCCGGAATCGGCCTGCGTAATTTGATTGATGATACGGATAAATGAAGTTTTACCCGCTCCATTGGGTCCTAGAAGACCATAAATACTTCCCTTTGGGACATGTATGCTAAAATCATCCAATGCTGTCTTTTTCCCCGCATTGTAGGTTTTAGTAATATGTTCAGCTTTTAGCATTAAATTGTTTTTTACAATTAGTATGAAAATATCCCGAAAGTTACGGAATAATTAAAAGACAATTAATCTAAAAGAAAAAATCCTGATGATTATCAGGATTTAATTTTATTGTTTTACTATTTGAGTAACCTTTTGTGTGTTATCACTCAGTATATAACGAATCAGATATTTACCGGGTTTTAATTTCTCAATATTGATTTCTCCCGAATTCATATTAACAGTATAATTCGCAACCTGTGTACCCAAAATAGAATAAAAAGTTACATTTTTAACTTTTAAAGAAGGATCTTTTGCCCTTACAATAAGAAAATCCTTAGCAGGATTAGGGTAGGCTATGAAGACTCCATCATCAGATTTCTGTGAGATGGAACCAGGCTCTCTAAGCTGAGCTTTGATATTGCTGGAGAATCCAACAAAAGTGCCTACGAAAAGAATTAAAAGTAAAAGTTTTTTCATCAAATTAAATTTCTCAAGTATTTAAAAACAAAAATATAAAAAATCTACCATTCTTTGACATAATTTTTTATCGAAGTTGTAGTAAATTTGCAGAAACTTATTCAAAAAGTATTCCAAAAATGATACACTCAAGAAATAGAAGGCTAAGAGCTAATGAATCGATGAGAAGTTTAGTAAGAGAAAATATTCTTACCACTAATGATTTTGTAATGCCGATCTTCGTAATGGAGGGAGAAAACAAACAGGAGCCTATTCCGTCAATGCCTGGTATTTTCAGGCGTAGTATAGATTTGACGGTGAAAGAATGTAAAGAATTGTTTTCCCTTGGAGTGAAATCTGTCAATTTGTACATGAAAGTTTCTGATCATTTGAAAGATAATACGGGAAAAGAAGCATGGAATAAAGATGGATTAATGCAGAGTACCATCAGGGCAATCAAGGATACTATTCCTGAAATGATTGTAATGCCGGATGTAGCCCTAGATCCTTATTCAATTTACGGGCATGACGGGATTATTGAAAACGGTAAAATTGTAAATGATGCTACGGTAGATGCACTTGCAAGAATGTCTGTTTCCCATGCTGAAGCAGGAGCTGACATTGTGGCTCCAAGTGATATGATGGACGGACGTGTGTTAGGTATTCGTGAGGCATTAGAGCAAAGCGGCTTTACCGATGTTGGAATTTTAAGTTATTCCGCTAAGTATGCAAGTTCTTTTTACGGGCCTTTCAGAAGTGCTTTAGACAGTGCTCCGAAAGATAATGTTGAAATCCCAAAAGATAAAAAGACCTATCAAATGGATTTTCATAATTCGCGTGAAGCATTAAATGAAGTATTCAAAGATATTGATGAAGGAGCGGATATTATTATGATTAAACCGGGGCTTCCTTATCTGGATATTGTTTCTAAAGTCCGTGAAGCCATTGATCTTCCGATTGCAGTATATAATGTAAGTGGAGAATATGCGATGGTAAAGGCAGCTGCACAAAACGGATGGCTGGACAATGACAAAACGATTATTGAAAGTTTAACCTGCTTTAAAAGAGCCGGAGCTGATATGATCTTTACTTATTTTGCAAAAGAAGCTGCAATGCTTTTAAATAAATAATAGAATCACATAAAAATACTTAGAATGCCTCTACAAAATGTCTAACATTGTAGAGGCATTTTTATTTATTGGAAATTCAAATAGAATTTAGAATTGAAGTATGTAGGTATAAGGAAATGGGGCATATTGATATTTTTTTTGAGGTTTTTGCAATAAATTCATTATAAAAACTCATCATAAACTTTTTATATTTCTAACCTAAATCTAAAAATATAAATTGAGATGAAATTTACAAGCTTTTCTTTTGCGTTATGCCTTTTTATAATGGCAACGCTATGTGTCAGATGTTCAACAGAAAATGACCGGAGTTTAGCAGAGGATAAAGGGACTCCCTCTGCACAAAAATTAAGTGTGAATGCGCGTACTAATCTGAATGACCTAATCGCTTATAAAAATACCGATCATCAGATATCTGCGGGTTACTATCGTACATGGCGGGATAGTGCTACAGCAAGTGGTAATACTCCGAGTATGAGATGGCTCCCCGATAGCCTGGATGTAGTAATGGTATTTCCTGATTATACACCGGATACTAATCCCTATTGGAATACTTTAAAAACGAATTATGTACCTTATCTTCATAAAAGGGGAACTAAAGTTATTATAACCTTAGGGGATTTAAGCTCCGCCACTACTACCGGAGGACAAGATGCTGCCGGGTATGCAGCATGGGCGCAAGGTATTTATAATAAGTGGGTTGGAGAATATAACCTGGACGGTATTGATATCGATATTGAAAGCAATCCTACAGGCGCGACTCTTACAAAATTTGTTGCAGCAGCACAGGCTTTATCCAAGCATTTTGGTCCGAAGTCAGGAACAGGGAAAACATTTGTTTATGACACCAATCAGAATCCGACAACATTTTTTACACTGACGGCTTCTTATTATAATTTTGTATTTCTTCAGGCCTATGGAAGAAGTACATCTAATCTTACAAGTGTTTCCGCATTGTATGCTCCTTATATCAGCATGAAGCAGTTTCTGCCCGGTTTCTCTTTCTATGAGGAAAATGGCTATCCTGGAAATTACTGGAATGATGTGAAATATCCTCAGGATGGTACTGGCAGAGCCTATGATTATGCCCGATGGCAGCCTGCAACAGGTAAGAAAGGAGGAGTCTTTTCTTATGCTATAGAAAGGGATGCTCCATTAAGTTCCTTTAAGGATAACAGGCTTTTGGCTCCAAATTTCAGGGTAACTAAAGATCTGATCAAGATTATGAATCCTTAAAATAAACTAGGATATATAAATTTCAAAAACAGACTGGAATTATGAAAGAAAATGAAAGAGGCTGTCTCAAAAGAGATAGCCTTTTTTATGCAAAAAGGAAAGCTTTCGCTTTCCTAATAGTTGCAAATTGATTAATTTGCATTGTGTTAAGTACGTCAAAAGTAGTCTTTAAAGATTACACCCCCAAAGAAAATCTGCTTTTTCCTCCCAATTTATCGGAGTTGATTGATGAGCGACATCCTGTGAAAATTGTTTCAAACATTATTGATGGCTTGGATATCAAAAGCTTAATTAAAACCTACAAACCTGGCGGAACATCTTGCTACCACCCGAAAATGCTTTTGAAAGTTTTGATTTATGGCTATTTAAGCAATATCTATTCAAGCCGCAAAATGGAGCAGGCCTTGAAAGAAAACATCCATTTTATGTGGCTCTCTGCAATGAGCCGTCCCGATCATAACACCTTAAACAGGTTCCGTAGTGAACGATTGAAAGGTGAGATTAAAGCTATTTTCACACAAATTGTTCTTCTTTTGGAAAAGGAAGGTTTGGTAAGTCTGAAAACCACTTTTGTAGATGGCACCAAGATAGAAGCCAATGCCAATCGCTATACTTTTGTTTGGGGAAGAGCTGTCAAAAAACACAAAGAAAGGATTGCAGAGCAATTAGAAGAGCTTTGGAACTATGCAGAAACAGTTGCCAAAGACGAGCTTGAAAATACAGAAAGTATTGATTTTAAAGAAGTAGATTCTGAAAAAGTAACTCAAACCATCGAAAAGATCAATGAAGTTTTGAAAGATAAAAAAGTAGCTTCAAAAGTTCGTCAGAAACTGAATTATGCTAAGAAAAACTGGGCAGATAATTTAGAGAAATATAAAAAACAGCAAGAATTATTAGAAGATAGAAATTCCTATTCCAAAACCGATACAGACGCTACTTTTATGCGAATGAAGGAGGATCATATGCGAAACGGACAACTAAAACCCGCTTACAATCTACAAATTTCTACCCATAGACAATTCATTTTACATTATTCAATTCATCCCAACCCAACAGACACCAAAACATTAGCGACTCATTTACTGGGTTTTGAAGAAAGCTATCATAAAGCTCCCAAAGAGCTTGTTGCTGATGCTGGTTATGGCTCAGAAGAAAATTACAACTTGTTAAAATCTAAGAAAATAAAAGCTTATGTTAAATATAATTACTTCAGAAAAGATCAGAAATCGGGACAAATAACCACTTCACAAAACAATCCTAAATTGGCAAAAATCAGAGAAAAGGTTTTCAAACTTCTTAATACCAGCAAGGGCATCAAACTCAGAAAACAAAGATGCCATGATGTTGAACCTGTTTTTGCAGAGCTCAAACACAACAAAAATTTTAAACGATTCATGCTTCGGGGAAAAAATAAAGTCGAGGTAGAAATCGGCATACTCGCAATTGCCCACAATCTAAAGAAAATGTCAAAAGCAGCCTAAAACAGACTGCTTTTTTGACTTATATCTTCTTTTTTCCAAGATATTTTTTTTATTCAAAATATCGAAATCTTTTTTCAATGAAATACTAAAAAGAGACTGTCCTTTTGAGACAGCCTCTTTTTTGTGAAATGATGAGGTTTAGTTGAGTTATAGAAATACAATAAATACTTTTTATTGAACTTTACAACCAGCCTTTTTTTCCATAAACATACGTATCATCAAACTGTTTGTCACTCATGAATAAATATAAAATTCCTTCAATAAAAGGGATGATGGAGGCAGCTCCCAATGTTACAATATTCAATATAATTTGTATAATCCCTTCTTTTGTATATCCTAGATAAAATTTATTTAACGCAAGCCATCCTACAAGTATTCCTAGCAGTGCGGCCGGAATTTTCTTTTCCGAACGATAGGGGATGTTGGATTGCTGATTTTGATTATTTTCTGTTTTTGTATAGCCGTAATTTTCCATGATAACATATTTTATAATAGGTGAGTTGTTTTTAACATAAGTCGAACAAAAATAAGAGTAGTTACAAAATCATAACTTAAAACAAATTTATATCTTTGCCACTATGATTTTACGAGGAGAAAACTTAATCAAAGAATACGGTCCTAAAAAAGTTGTAAAAGGCGTTTCTGTACAGGTTCAACAGGGAGAAATTGTTGGTTTACTTGGTCCTAACGGAGCAGGGAAGACTACATCGTTTTATATGATCGTAGGGTTGGTTAAGCCGACCTCCGGAAAAATCTTCCTGGATAAACAGGAGATTACAACTGATGCGATGTACCGTAGAGCCCAAAAGGGAATTGGTTACCTCGCTCAGGAGGCATCGGTTTTCAGAAAGCTTTCTGTTGAAGAAAATATTATGGGAGTTTTGCAGTTGACAAAGCTTTCAAAAAAAGAACAGCAAATCAAATGTGATGAGCTGGTTGAGGAGTTTTCATTGCAGCACGTTCGTAAGAATAGAGGAGACCTTCTGTCAGGAGGGGAAAGACGTAGAACAGAGATTGCACGCTGTCTGGCAACCAATCCTAATTTTATTCTTCTTGATGAGCCCTTTGCAGGAGTTGACCCGATTGCAGTAGAAGATATTCAAAAAATTGTACGAAGTCTGGTTGATAAAAATATTGGAATTCTGATTACGGATCACAACGTTCAGCAGACATTGGCAATTACTAATAAAACCTATATTATGTTTGAAGGGAAAATCTTAAAAGAAGGTTTTCCTGAAGACCTGGCTAATGATCCGCAGGTAAGAGAAGCCTATCTTGGGGAAAACTTTGTGTATCAGAGTATTTTAGATAAGCCTAAAAAGAAAAAGTATGTCTATAATATTTGGGCTGGAAACTTTGATTCCAAATCACAACTGCAAAGTTTTGTAGATGATCAGTTTTCACAATTTGACGACCTGAGACTGATGTACGGCTTTGAAGATATAAGTTTTGCCTCTCTGGCTAATTCTGAAATCGAACATATCTTTAATGATATTGTTGATAAGAATGCCAATAATTCATTTGTATTCCAAAGAAAAGAAATTACTTCACAATATTCTCTTGAGCAAGCTGAAGCAGAATCTAAAGAAGCAAGCAAAGCGGAGCTTCATTATCTTACGTCCTATATTTATGAAGGATAGTCAGGCACTTTCTAAGATTGCTTAATGTTTTCCTTCATGTTGTTTCCGTCTGATTAATTTGCAACGAGGGAATAAAAAAATATTAAACACTAAACTTATGGTGTATGCAATGCACCAGGATTTTAGCCATTTATAAAGGAAATATTCGTCATAAATGTTTTCATTATTGTGTATGACGCTTAGTGTAAAAGTGATGATGGCAGTAATTAATAGACTTTTAAGTAGTGTTTCTTGCATTGTGTTGACTGGCAAAAATAATTTCCCAATTGTTAAAAATGAGATCAGATAGATAATGCTGGTTCATGCTACTGATGAAAGCCTGATAAGCAGTGTCTAAAAATGATTTCAGCTTACAATTGTATGACATAAATACACATGGTTTCGAATGGCAGTTGATGATTGGGCTATCATCTTGCTCTAAAAGATGAATAAGGTCTCCTAACCCTGTTTTATTTGCTTTTTCAGAAATAACAATTCCTCCATTCTTCCCCCTTTTGGTGATGACCAATTCTTTTTGAGATAAAAACTGAACCACTTTAATAAGATGATTACGTAATATATTTAGTTTTTCGGATAATTCATCCAAAGAACAGGAATTTGCCTTATTATTTTGATTCAAATAGATAAGGACGCGTAAACTATAGTCGGTAAAGTGGTTCAGTTTCATTGATGGTTAATTTAGATGAAGCAATTGTGGGCCAAATTCTTCATACAGGATGTCTTCTTTAGAAACACCAAGCTGTATTAAAGAATTATATTGCGCTTTTATAAAAGCCTCGGGACCACAAATATAATACTTTGCCTTATCAATGAGAATGTCATCTTTCATTTCATGCAGATCTATTCTTCCTTTTTTAGCAATGTCAGTATCAGTAGTAAGGTTTTCGTAGAAGATATGGGTGGTAAGCCAATAATTATTTTCATTTAATTGGTTAACATGATTTTTGAAAGCATGCACTTTCTCATCTCTGCAGCTATGCAACCATACTACTGTATTTTTCTGAAGATTGTTTTTATTAGTTTCCAGCATACTCAGTAGAGGAGTTATTCCTACACCCCCGCTAATCAATACCAGTGGATTTTCTGAACTTGGATTAGCGTGAAAAACTCCGGCCGGGGCACTTACCCATATTTCATCCCCAATTGCCTTTTGATGCAGTACATTAGAAACAACTCCATCTGGAAAGCTTTGAGTGTTTTTTTCCTTTTTTACAGATATTCTGTAATAATCGGGCATGAAAGCTGAGGATAAACTGTATTGTCTGGGCTGCTCATAACCCAATGAAGGAATAAATGTTTTTATAGAAATATATTGCCCCGGGAGATAGTCTGCAATAGTTTTTCCATCTTTGGGTTGTAAGTAAAAAGATTTGATTTCACTGCTTTCTTCTATAATATCAGAAATGATGAAAGCTCTCCAGCCTTTCCATCCTCCGTTTTTTTCCAGGGTAGATTTATAAATTCCGTCTTCAATAGAAATCATGATTTGGGCCAGTTCATTATATGCCTGGGTCCATGCTTCTATCAGTTCAGTATTCGCTGCTTCGCCAAGAACTTCCTGTATAGAAGATATCAGATGTAAACCAACGATATCATATTGTTCAGGAGTAATGTTTAAGCTGACATGCTTATTGCCTATAGATTTTAAAACGTCGATCAGAACTCCTGGATTTTCAATATGCTCGGCATAGGCTAATACGGCTCCTGCCAATGCATGTTGTTGCTTTCCACTAGCCTGGTTACTCATATTGAAAATATTTTTTAACTCAGGGTTGTGTTTAAACATTCGTGTGTAAAAATGTTTCGTAAGATCTGTACCATTGGTTTTTAAAACCGGAACTGTCGCTTTTACAAGCTTTTTTTGATTGTCATTCATCTTGTCTTTTTTTATGATGAAGCAAATGTACAAAAAATAATTAATTGTTGTATTTTAAATGCAACAATTAAAAAAAAGATTGTTGAAAAAGATTTCAATCATAAGATTATACCTTATTATCTGCTGCTGACAAGCGATTTTTATATTTTTTTTTCGATGGAATTTCTTATCTGGGTGAAACTAATACCAATATTTTTTAAAGGTAATTTTTGCTTTTTGAAAATATTTTTTACTTTTTCAAAATATATGATCTTTATGTAGTTTAAAGGTCTGGTTTTTGTATTGATTGTTATTAAAGTGATAAAATAAATCGTTAAATTTCACTATTAATAATAAAATACAAATATGTCATTACAAGAAAAATTACAAAAACTAGCCAATGAGAAAAGTGAACCATGTGTAAGTATTTCACTGAATACCCACAGAACTTTTCCTGAAAACCAACAAGATGAGATTATCCTAAAAAATCTTGTAAAAGAAGCTGAAAATCGTGTTATTGATGAGTATGGAAAAAGACCTGCAGCAGAAGTTCTGGAAAAATTAGAGAATATTGCGGGTAAGATTGATCATCAATATAATTTAGACAGCTTACATATATTTATATCCAAAGATACAGAGGAGATTATTAAATCAACCTGGGAATCAAGAGGAAACGTTGTTGAGATTGATGAAAAGTTTGCAGTAAGACCTCTTATCAAAGCTACAGTAAGAGCTCAGGAATATCTTATCTTACTTTTAACACAAAGTGGAACAAAATTATATGAAGCGTTAAACGATTCTATTATTAGAGAAGTTAAAGAAGAAGGGTTTCCGTTTCCTCAAAATCCGTTTTATATCACTCATTCAGATGTGAGAAGTGATTCAAAGCAAGTGGATAACCAAATCAAAGAGTACTTCAACAGAGTTGATAAGTCTGTAGTTGAAATTCACCGAAGCTCAGGGTTGAATGTGGTGGTTATCAGTACAACGGATAATTTTAGTAAACTTCTGGAAGTTGCTGATCTACCGAAGATTTATATAGGTCATGATAACAAGAATTATGTTTCTGCAGAGGAGCATCATATTGTAGAGCAGGCGTACGAGATCATTAAAGAAAAACAAAAAGAAAACCGTGCTTTAGCGATTGAAGAAATCAAAGAAGCTGTTCCACAGGGAACTGTTCTTACGGATTTGCAGGAAATTTATCAGGCATCTCTGGATGGAAGAGGAGATTTGTTAATAGTGCATCAGGATTATGAACAGCCTGTTAAAATGATTGATGAGCGTAATTTTGAATATGTAGAAGATTCTAAAGAACCAGGAGTGGTAGATGATATTGTATCTGTCATTGCATGGGAAGTATTCTCTAAAAAAGGAAGAGTTCATTTTACCAATCAGGATGAACTTTTAGACCTAGGAAAAATCGTTTTGAAAACGAGATACTAGAAATATATTTTATTTATAAAAGAGTAAGCTGGCTTCAAGTCAGCTTACTTTTTTTATAGACTATTTTAAAAAAGGCTTAAATTTACTAAAGATCTTTTGTAACAATGGCGAAACCTTTCAACAGAACAATTACTTTATTCGGAATATATAAGCAGCTTATCCCATTTATCAGACCTTACCGCTTAATGATCTATGGTACTTTGTTTCTTACTTTCCTGGGAGCTCTCGCTGCACAGGTCAACCCACTTGTATTAAAATATACGGTTGATGAGGTAACCCAGCTTACAACACTACCTCATCCTATGTCTGAAGGAATTCATGTGCTGGTTATTATTTCTATTATTTTACTGGGAAAAGAGCTGTTGAATATTTTTATCAACTTCGGACAGAAGTTTTATGGTGAAAAAATCAGAATTAATGTAAGTTCTGTACTGGCACAATCTGCTATTGATAAAATATTGAGCTACAGGGTAGCCTATTTTAATGATGAGAATCATGAATCCGGTAAGCTTCA from Chryseobacterium piperi encodes:
- a CDS encoding TM2 domain-containing protein; amino-acid sequence: MENYGYTKTENNQNQQSNIPYRSEKKIPAALLGILVGWLALNKFYLGYTKEGIIQIILNIVTLGAASIIPFIEGILYLFMSDKQFDDTYVYGKKGWL
- a CDS encoding ABC transporter ATP-binding protein, which gives rise to MLKAEHITKTYNAGKKTALDDFSIHVPKGSIYGLLGPNGAGKTSFIRIINQITQADSGDIYINGEKLNPNHIKNIGYMPEERGLYKNMSVGDQILYFGELKGMSKNDALNEAKKWFEKLHIDQWWKKKLSELSKGMAQKIQFVVTVLHRPHLLILDEPFSGFDPVNANLIKDQIIDLKNNGTTIILSTHRMESVEEMCDYVALINNSKKILDGKVFDVREKFKKNIFGITLSEVNDPNFETFKNKYSIFNFSNENDLVSFDLKNESDQNDILVDLVHVGKVRSFDERIPSMNEVFINAVSNHS
- a CDS encoding T9SS type A sorting domain-containing protein, which codes for MKKLLLLILFVGTFVGFSSNIKAQLREPGSISQKSDDGVFIAYPNPAKDFLIVRAKDPSLKVKNVTFYSILGTQVANYTVNMNSGEINIEKLKPGKYLIRYILSDNTQKVTQIVKQ
- a CDS encoding RrF2 family transcriptional regulator; this encodes MKLNHFTDYSLRVLIYLNQNNKANSCSLDELSEKLNILRNHLIKVVQFLSQKELVITKRGKNGGIVISEKANKTGLGDLIHLLEQDDSPIINCHSKPCVFMSYNCKLKSFLDTAYQAFISSMNQHYLSDLIFNNWEIIFASQHNARNTT
- a CDS encoding ABC transporter permease; protein product: MNNIFLITKREFLTQVKKKSFIILTLLAPIMIIAFGAVIGLMFKANESHTIIQVVDKSGIFKNKLPSSKQLNYIFVPSANEKADIDNLKGNESLDGILILPELNNQNFDDLEKNTRLVINNKIGFDTKQRIVSDIINVIKKEKIKQLGIAETQLDNLDKSFTLRTINVSENNKEDSDLTFGVKTGLSMVLMYVTFMFIIIYGVRVMRSVLEEKNNRVVEIIISSVKPFELMMGKILGVTMVALTQFIIWITMSVIGALILNTGFTSIQKNIPGGNEGMVSKLDITQIATEVSHSLLELNFPLIIFVFIVFFLLGYIFYSSVYAAIGSAVDNETETQQFTLFAILPLTLGMYGSFSLMNNPDGPLGFWLSIIPFTSPVAMIARIPFGVPAWQIALSITLLVGTTIFMIFLAGKIYRVGILMYGNKATLKELWKWIRN
- a CDS encoding DUF2798 domain-containing protein, with product MQETLLKSLLITAIITFTLSVIHNNENIYDEYFLYKWLKSWCIAYTISLVFNIFLFPRCKLIRRKQHEGKH
- a CDS encoding endo-beta-N-acetylglucosaminidase family protein gives rise to the protein MKFTSFSFALCLFIMATLCVRCSTENDRSLAEDKGTPSAQKLSVNARTNLNDLIAYKNTDHQISAGYYRTWRDSATASGNTPSMRWLPDSLDVVMVFPDYTPDTNPYWNTLKTNYVPYLHKRGTKVIITLGDLSSATTTGGQDAAGYAAWAQGIYNKWVGEYNLDGIDIDIESNPTGATLTKFVAAAQALSKHFGPKSGTGKTFVYDTNQNPTTFFTLTASYYNFVFLQAYGRSTSNLTSVSALYAPYISMKQFLPGFSFYEENGYPGNYWNDVKYPQDGTGRAYDYARWQPATGKKGGVFSYAIERDAPLSSFKDNRLLAPNFRVTKDLIKIMNP
- the hmpA gene encoding NO-inducible flavohemoprotein, whose amino-acid sequence is MNDNQKKLVKATVPVLKTNGTDLTKHFYTRMFKHNPELKNIFNMSNQASGKQQHALAGAVLAYAEHIENPGVLIDVLKSIGNKHVSLNITPEQYDIVGLHLISSIQEVLGEAANTELIEAWTQAYNELAQIMISIEDGIYKSTLEKNGGWKGWRAFIISDIIEESSEIKSFYLQPKDGKTIADYLPGQYISIKTFIPSLGYEQPRQYSLSSAFMPDYYRISVKKEKNTQSFPDGVVSNVLHQKAIGDEIWVSAPAGVFHANPSSENPLVLISGGVGITPLLSMLETNKNNLQKNTVVWLHSCRDEKVHAFKNHVNQLNENNYWLTTHIFYENLTTDTDIAKKGRIDLHEMKDDILIDKAKYYICGPEAFIKAQYNSLIQLGVSKEDILYEEFGPQLLHLN
- a CDS encoding baeRF3 domain-containing protein, which codes for MSLQEKLQKLANEKSEPCVSISLNTHRTFPENQQDEIILKNLVKEAENRVIDEYGKRPAAEVLEKLENIAGKIDHQYNLDSLHIFISKDTEEIIKSTWESRGNVVEIDEKFAVRPLIKATVRAQEYLILLLTQSGTKLYEALNDSIIREVKEEGFPFPQNPFYITHSDVRSDSKQVDNQIKEYFNRVDKSVVEIHRSSGLNVVVISTTDNFSKLLEVADLPKIYIGHDNKNYVSAEEHHIVEQAYEIIKEKQKENRALAIEEIKEAVPQGTVLTDLQEIYQASLDGRGDLLIVHQDYEQPVKMIDERNFEYVEDSKEPGVVDDIVSVIAWEVFSKKGRVHFTNQDELLDLGKIVLKTRY
- the hemB gene encoding porphobilinogen synthase, giving the protein MIHSRNRRLRANESMRSLVRENILTTNDFVMPIFVMEGENKQEPIPSMPGIFRRSIDLTVKECKELFSLGVKSVNLYMKVSDHLKDNTGKEAWNKDGLMQSTIRAIKDTIPEMIVMPDVALDPYSIYGHDGIIENGKIVNDATVDALARMSVSHAEAGADIVAPSDMMDGRVLGIREALEQSGFTDVGILSYSAKYASSFYGPFRSALDSAPKDNVEIPKDKKTYQMDFHNSREALNEVFKDIDEGADIIMIKPGLPYLDIVSKVREAIDLPIAVYNVSGEYAMVKAAAQNGWLDNDKTIIESLTCFKRAGADMIFTYFAKEAAMLLNK
- a CDS encoding IS1182 family transposase — encoded protein: MLSTSKVVFKDYTPKENLLFPPNLSELIDERHPVKIVSNIIDGLDIKSLIKTYKPGGTSCYHPKMLLKVLIYGYLSNIYSSRKMEQALKENIHFMWLSAMSRPDHNTLNRFRSERLKGEIKAIFTQIVLLLEKEGLVSLKTTFVDGTKIEANANRYTFVWGRAVKKHKERIAEQLEELWNYAETVAKDELENTESIDFKEVDSEKVTQTIEKINEVLKDKKVASKVRQKLNYAKKNWADNLEKYKKQQELLEDRNSYSKTDTDATFMRMKEDHMRNGQLKPAYNLQISTHRQFILHYSIHPNPTDTKTLATHLLGFEESYHKAPKELVADAGYGSEENYNLLKSKKIKAYVKYNYFRKDQKSGQITTSQNNPKLAKIREKVFKLLNTSKGIKLRKQRCHDVEPVFAELKHNKNFKRFMLRGKNKVEVEIGILAIAHNLKKMSKAA